In Zingiber officinale cultivar Zhangliang chromosome 3A, Zo_v1.1, whole genome shotgun sequence, the DNA window TGCTTTTAGCATTGTCGGCTTAATTTCTGTGGAAGAAGATGCAACGAAAAGGAAGGTCTTCCAAGGGACTTAAGAGATGATGTTGCCGTAAAGCTTCTTGTCAATTGGAAATAAGAAATTATGTCAAGATGATTCTCTAAGTCCTTTGGGAtcaaccctatatatagtggatATCTATTATCAGctcatagataataatagatgcgggactataaGCCCATATATAACATCTATTATTAGTATATAGATGATAataaatgtgggactaaagattCTACACATACAAGGTCTACATCCAACATCCGAACCCAATAAGTCTaaattagatcactttaaagggttcagaTCGTATTCACATATTCAACTTACAAATAATCTCACCTAATAGAGATAATTATATCTAATACGGGGGACGAACAATGTTGCATCCCTCGTTTTGGGCCATTACTTTATGAGAGAAAAACTTGGAAATattgccaagacttggtcttggagtaAGTAGtgtaggaaaaaaaaaatgtttgattggtgttgcaccaattcaagtaGTTTGCAACGAAAGAAAATTATCCGAAGAGGTAATTTTACCAACTTGGATTATATCAAAAAGCTCAAAAACCAAAACAGAAatgttaaaagagagtttgaaaatcacctcttgcctgattggtggtttcacccaTTCAGAGTGGTATCTCActttaataccacttgtaggacagtaaatatgctagaggggggtAAATAACATTTTTTGAAAATCGAAAGTTAAAGcgaattacgcagcggaataataaaagaaaaaaactagAAGGAAAAAGACAAtcacacgctaacacaagtagttttttacTTATTTTAGAGCTTTCGACgaatcctactccaaggctcgtactCGTTTAGTGCTTTCTTTAGACAATCTACTAATAGTTCGAATGATTACAAAATTTAAATACAAGAATTATAAGAAAAtgttaccgacaacaaagaaaataaatagaTCTTAATCGTTGATTGTCGGTTGTCGAAGGAGTTTTACATCATCGTAAAAACCTTTTTGAAGTAGCGCGTAGAAATAAAAGTCATAAAAAAGGTTGCTCTAAAGTTACTAGTCGTAGAAGAATTTATTCTGAAGCTACTAGTCGTAAATCGCAATCACATAAAAGTCAACTAGATTTAATACAATCCGAGCTTTGACTTTGAGCATTGACTTTGTACTCCCCCTATGGGCGTACACGTGAGAGACTTCACCAATTCGATGTGATTTAATATAAATAGCTTTTTAGCACGAAACTCCTAAAGTGAGACTattccaattttattttattttttccaatcACATTTCCAACACTAGCTACATAAAATTTATCCTTTTTGATTACCATATACTACGGAGAAGGAAAAAAAGTTAGGTTCAAATTTTCTCATTTAGCTTAAGTTAGTTAGATGAACTATATAAGTGTAATTAACCTTTCATATAATATAGtaattctaatatatatatatattgggtaGGAGACTCCTACCTcgttattataaaagaaaatctACAAAGGAGACTATATAAGTAACATACCAAGATACACATGTCCAGAATAAAGTTGTTATATCCACCTCCCTGCATCAATATCGTATAACTAATCATCTATAGACAACCCCCTAAACAAGTAAAGTTTTGTAGGCGAGTTTGGTCCTAGATTGACAGGAAAGGCAATTATTACAGGAAAGCATATTAGAGAAAACCACCAAACAAAAGAAGCTTTCAGATATATGCTTGCTTAGTTCTTATCTATCATGATTCTTTCATCAACTTTGAACTGAGGGTACTGAACCGCACCCTTGAGTATTGCCTTGATGCCTTCCTCCAATCTGTGCCAACCTTCATAGTTGCCGCAAACTCCTTGTAACTTATTTTTCCATCCTGCAACAGATTGCATGCTCATTATCGACAATTTGCTATTCAAGTTCTCAAAGAAACCATAAATAGCTAGAACATGGCCTTATGAACGTTATTTTATACTCTAATTGTCTGTTTATAACTAACCTTGTCTGTGTCAACATGACGATAAATAGCACTAATGACTTCTTCATGATTTGGACCCATATCATCAGCCAATGAATCTCTGAGCTCTTCCATTTCTATATAACCACTCTTATTCTGGTCAAAGTATGAAAACGCTTTGTGAAGGTGCTCCTCATACACAATTTTCTGCAGGTGAATTGATACAGCAACAAATTCACCATAATCTAGAGTGCCGCTTCGATCAACATCAGCCTGTCAAGATTCACAGTAAATTTTAAGCAAATTTTTTTACATTGTTAACAATAAATAATCTTCAGTAATGTCCTATCAAGATTCACATCATGTTCCTCTGGGGACATATAAATATAATAGTCAAGAATTTGAGATAATACAATTTAGATGCAAATACTAAGGTTCTCAATCTCAGATAGCATTCAGAGATTCAAAACTGAGACAGATACTTGCCGCATCCATTAATATCTGGAGATCGGCATCTGGAATCTGATGGCCAAGCTTGTGTAGaccaaattttatttcttcaaGAGAAATGCTTCCTTTTTTGTTTATATCCAACTTCTGAAACATTTCCATAATGTCAGCAGCTGCTTCTTCAGATAAATATTCAGCTATTACCTGAAAATGATCAGTATAGATCGATGTGGATCACCTTGAACATCCTCAACTATTATAAAAAGTTCATTCGGGATCTTAATTcttttttattcaaattagaatCCAATCAATACGACCACAACTACATACCCTTAAGGctttctttttaaatttgttCATAACAGAGAGCTGCCGCAATCTTTCTCCTACAGTTTGACCAAGATTAACATTAGGAGCTTTCTTCGTCTTCTGCAGCCATGGATGATCTGCAACATCATTGCATTGTTACAAAGCCCAAAGCATACATGAGTTACAGaacagaaaattttattttaatcagtACTAAATAATTGAATTTCCTTAATCCATTCGGCACACAGTTTTGCTTAATTAACAAGGATCAAGTAATGTAAACTTCAAAAGACATTGACAAGGAATCAAATAAACTAAAAACTACCCAGGACTTGCTGAGCCTTAAACCTCTTCTTGGGGTCTCGATCAAGCATATGCATCACAAGATCTTTAGCACCACCAGAAACTCTTGGCCAAGGTTCTCTCTTAAAATCTATCACAGAACGTAAAATTGCCTGTGCAATACCCTTATCAGTATCTGCATTGAGAACAAAATCAGATGGCTAACTGATGTTCGAAAGCAAATTAGACGAACAAACAAGTTTCGTATAAACTAATTGTATTAACTGAAGTCAGGAAATCACCTGCCCAAAATGGGGGGACACCACAAAGAAGGATGTATAGTATAACTCCAGCACTCCACACATCAATTTCTGGGCCATAATTTCCCTTTAGAACCTCTGGTGCAATGTAATAAGGGCTGCCGACAATTTCAGTGAAGCGTTCGCCTGGTAAAGCACAAGAAAGTCATCACAGTATAAATACAGACAGAAAAGCTTACACATAAATGGATATCTGATAGTTATATGTAAATTCACAAGTTAAACATTGAAGGTTGAATATAGCATCATCAAAATAGTGATTGAAGAAAGCAATTTACCAGGTTTAAAGAAGACTGACAATCCAAAATCAATGGCTTTCAGTGGTGCCTTTTCCTTTTTGTTCCCAAACAGGAAGTTCTCAGGTTTGAGATCCCGGTGCATGACCCCATGCTCGTGACATACCTGACCAAAGTACGAGACAAACTTTCAAACAATCataaacaagaaagaaataataaaatcataaacAATCATTGACCTGAATCACTTCAATGATTGTACGAGTCACGGCAGCTGCCTCCCGTTCGGTGTAATGCCCCCTTGCAACGATCCTATCGAAGAGCTCCCCTCCTTCGCATAGCTCCATGACGAGGTGGACTTTGGCGTCGTCCTCGTAGGTGTCCTTGAGGCTGACGATGTTGGGGTGGGCGGGCAAATGCCTCATGATCTCAACCTCCCGGCGAACGTCCTCAATGTCAAGGATGGTGCGCAGCTTCTTCTTAGAGATGGATTTGCAGGCAAAGTGCTCCCCGGAGGTCTTTTCGGTGCATAAGTAGGTGATGCCGAACTCGCCGCGGCCGAGCTCCTTCCCGAGCTTGTACCGGCTGCAGATGTCTCGGCCGGTGGGATTCCTGAGGACGACCAAGTTCCGTCTCTCCTCCCTCTGtttccccttcttcttcctcGGCTTCCCATCAGGATCGCTGGGGGCTGCCCAGCCACTGCCCATTGAGGTTTAACAGATGCCGCAACTAAAATCGAGTATTTTTTTTCCCCAAAAGGACAGAGCCAAAGGTCTAGTCCCTTTAATGAATGAACTGCGGGAAGCAACAGCGAGATGAGCTCCGTTTGTTAAATCACGCAGAAAGATgccaaaaaaaagaagaaaacgaaACTCCCTGCAACTTGAAGAAATCATCTTTTGTTTTGCTTGGCTTGTTGAAAAATGAAAACAAACAAACACTGGAATCAAAATTACACTCACGGGCGACTCCGTAAACAATTCTCACAGGTCAGAATATCTGGATAGGATATCCTGTACTTTCTGACGATCCTCAGATATCTGGGAGTCTCTTGtagagaaaaaaattatatataataacaacaaaattttATTCTATTAAATAAGATTACCTTATGTATTTAGGAGTTCTATTCcttattatattaatatttatatttaaataaatttatttttttattattaattaagtttttttttaatttttccttttcccattATATACGCGTTTGtcatgtgatcctgtccgagagtgagtcgacggacgctgagAAGGTGGTGCTCAAGTTGACTGGATGTCGACTGAAAATGACATGGACCTCCAACGAACTAAGcttgcaaccacaagtcgttagtgccgaggCAGGGAGGGGTTCTCTGGCGATggacctccgacgctcaagtcagtcaccgacgacaATTGAATGAAGTGAAGTGGAGAAGAAAGGAGTAGCGTAACTCTAGCTACAGTGATGAAAAAAACATACCGTCGATGAAGGTTTGgggcttcttatatagagctctcaGGAGGCGCACACACGCTTCCCGAAGCATGCGCGCTtcccaaagcatacctggaaaggtcgtgtcagaaaagcgtgtttgacgtcataccttaacagctcgagcatatctctgacgtgacagtgaaagcttccaccgtacgattctatGCCTGACCCTGCCGCGAGACCATGCTGCCTGTCGATGACACTGGTCCCTAGGGAGATATCGCCAACTGCTCCTTTGTTTGTTATTGGGCCGAgcgagagagccgctcggctagtCTATCGTCCGGGTGATGCAACAGCCGGGTCAAGCGTCCACTCGGCTAGTGCTCTGCTGGTTGGCTCTCCCCATCGGGTGAGGGAGCCCTGTCTACCAGGTCGAGGCTGCATCCACTGTTTGGCCGAGCCTCGTGCCTCCCTGGTTGAGcttcatgagcgtcggaagctcgatgtTTGATCGAGCTGTCGAGGTGTCGGACCGTCTACCGTCTACTCTTCCTGCTGACCACCGAGGTAATTCTTCCGATCGGACGCCCACCTAacattgaccactttgacctcctgccAGTCGGGCCCtaccttactaccggatcacgtgcctacccctcaagtctaatcgaaggaggctacaagtcCGATTGACTAGACAAGTGGTCTAGTGACCAATTGGTTGATCAGCCAATGAGCTGGTTGGATCCTAATCGGCTCGTGTAGACTGATCATTCTCGGCCGATCGGCACTTTGGGCCTTTGCACTTGGGATTTTTTCCTCATCGCCCCCGGAGGGGCGCGAGCTGGGCAGTTAATGCTGACGCCGCCCAAACCTCCTCGGAATACGCGTAAATCACCCCCATTAATGGCAAGCACGCGCCCACGCCCATTAAATGATGCCTCGTGGGAggacagctttccatcctcagacggatggacagacggagcgagtaaatcaggtactcgaagatatgctccgagcatgtgccctagacttcaagagaagttggtgcaaatatctgagtttagcagaatttacatacaacaatagctatcaggccactatcggcatgacaccctacgaggctctttacgggcggaggtgtagatctccaatctgctggtatgagagtggtgaacagaaagaactagaacttcagacagatctagtaacagacaccacagcagctatacagcagatccgccagaggatagagacagctcatagccgccagaaaagctatgctgatacaaggcgcagacctttagagttttcagttggggatacagtattcctcagagtggctcccatgaagggagtaatgcgttttgggaagaagggcaaattaagtcccagatatgtgggaccataccttattactaggagagttggcaa includes these proteins:
- the LOC122051082 gene encoding calcium-dependent protein kinase 20-like, yielding MGSGWAAPSDPDGKPRKKKGKQREERRNLVVLRNPTGRDICSRYKLGKELGRGEFGITYLCTEKTSGEHFACKSISKKKLRTILDIEDVRREVEIMRHLPAHPNIVSLKDTYEDDAKVHLVMELCEGGELFDRIVARGHYTEREAAAVTRTIIEVIQVCHEHGVMHRDLKPENFLFGNKKEKAPLKAIDFGLSVFFKPGERFTEIVGSPYYIAPEVLKGNYGPEIDVWSAGVILYILLCGVPPFWADTDKGIAQAILRSVIDFKREPWPRVSGGAKDLVMHMLDRDPKKRFKAQQVLDHPWLQKTKKAPNVNLGQTVGERLRQLSVMNKFKKKALRVIAEYLSEEAAADIMEMFQKLDINKKGSISLEEIKFGLHKLGHQIPDADLQILMDAADVDRSGTLDYGEFVAVSIHLQKIVYEEHLHKAFSYFDQNKSGYIEMEELRDSLADDMGPNHEEVISAIYRHVDTDKDGKISYKEFAATMKVGTDWRKASRQYSRVRFSTLSSKLMKES